GCGCGCAGCACCCGGTGCCCCGGTCCGACGGGGCCGGTCCGGTCGGGATCGGCGGCCCCGAAAAGGGCGACGACCGGCGTCCCCACCGCCGTCGCCATGTGCATCGGGCCGGTGTCGCCGCTCACCACAACCATGCATCGCCGGAGCACCGCCGCCGTCTGCAGCAGCGACGCGCGTCCCGCCAGGTCGACGATCGGCACGCCCGCGCCCCCGCAAACCGCGTCGGCGAGCTCCCGGTCCCCGGGGCCGCCGACGAGGATCACCGCGGCCCCCAGCTCGTTGCGCAGCCGGCCGGCCAGGGCGGCGAATCTTTCCGCCGGCCAGCGGTTCACCGGATGGCTCGCTCCCGGATTCAGCGCCACCAGCGGACGACCCTCCGCCCCTTCCCGCGCAGCCAGTTCCCCGGCCCAGCGGACGGCGTCGTCGCTTAAATGGAGCTCCAGACGACGATCGGCGCTGCGCGGATCGATCCCCAGCGGCGCCACCGCCTCCAGGTGGTTCTCCACGGCGTGGACGGGCCGCCGCCGGGCCTTCCGGTACACCAGGATCCGGCACGGCATGGC
The sequence above is a segment of the Thermodesulfobacteriota bacterium genome. Coding sequences within it:
- a CDS encoding glycosyltransferase family 9 protein; the encoded protein is MKILLFKPGAIGDMLQLSPVVRALKERMPNARIVLMTGGAASAELFSHDPLVDEILVFDRKGEHRPWRAFMKLWAEVRRRRFDLVVNYQRSNLKGWLLLAAAMPCRILVYRKARRRPVHAVENHLEAVAPLGIDPRSADRRLELHLSDDAVRWAGELAAREGAEGRPLVALNPGASHPVNRWPAERFAALAGRLRNELGAAVILVGGPGDRELADAVCGGAGVPIVDLAGRASLLQTAAVLRRCMVVVSGDTGPMHMATAVGTPVVALFGAADPDRTGPVGPGHRVLRALEVPCVPCRSRVCRHTPYLECMDRISVEAVFEAVRETLQTGKGTGSLSR